A window of Eriocheir sinensis breed Jianghai 21 unplaced genomic scaffold, ASM2467909v1 Scaffold14, whole genome shotgun sequence genomic DNA:
tttgtgggttgtggttgttgtcagcagaggagtcccttacctgccatgaagaaaacaaacaaactaactgtgggaagcctgccagactcgggggttgttaattgttgtcatgactgagggtcttcttcctagtaatatcagcaggaattgacctaggaatgtcactatgtagttgagggtgtgtgtccagaagtctctttttggaaaagggtgtggctcccaaggggagccggattaaacggtactgaaaggccgagggcgattacttcttctcggtcttcttgggcaggagcaccgcctggatgttaggcagcacacctccctgggcaatggtgacgccggagaggagcttgttcagctcctcgtcgttgcggatggccagctgcaggtggcgggggatgatgcgggtcttcttgttgtcgcgggccgcgttgccggccagctcgagcacctcggcggccaggtactccatgacggccgccaggtacacgggggcgccggcgcccacgcgctcggcgtagttgcccttcctcaggagacggtggatcctgcccacggggaactgcaggccggcacggctggagcgggactttgacttccccttcacctttcctcccttgccgcgtccagacatgtcgacagtgagtggtgggggcgtggacttgcgcttgtgctgtgggctcggagagcgaatacctgctttcgcggctttttcgccctatatagtgcagcgcaggatcggagggcggggacggccgggcgagcctgccaatgggaggGGTGGCTgcct
This region includes:
- the LOC126989979 gene encoding histone H2A-like is translated as MSGRGKGGKVKGKSKSRSSRAGLQFPVGRIHRLLRKGNYAERVGAGAPVYLAAVMEYLAAEVLELAGNAARDNKKTRIIPRHLQLAIRNDEELNKLLSGVTIAQGGVLPNIQAVLLPKKTEKK